Proteins encoded together in one Rhizobacter sp. J219 window:
- a CDS encoding PA2169 family four-helix-bundle protein, protein MKSSELQNLFLRRAEECRAAASELQTLVIEYGGKPDSGGSATGALHRGWVAVRGSLSGYSDHAMLEECERGEDAALGRYRAALREEGLPEAVRAVIARQQLGVQANHDQIKRLRDLDKAA, encoded by the coding sequence GTGAAGTCGAGTGAGCTGCAGAACCTCTTCCTGCGCCGGGCGGAAGAGTGCCGCGCAGCGGCAAGCGAGCTGCAGACCCTGGTGATCGAGTACGGCGGCAAGCCCGACTCGGGCGGGTCGGCCACCGGTGCGCTGCACCGCGGCTGGGTGGCCGTGCGCGGCTCGCTGTCGGGCTACAGCGACCACGCGATGCTCGAAGAGTGCGAGCGTGGCGAAGATGCTGCGCTCGGCCGTTACCGCGCTGCGCTCCGCGAGGAAGGGCTGCCCGAAGCGGTGAGGGCGGTGATTGCGCGCCAGCAACTCGGCGTGCAAGCCAACCACGATCAGATCAAGCGCCTGCGCGATCTCGACAAGGCGGCGTGA
- a CDS encoding nitronate monooxygenase family protein, with amino-acid sequence MRIQDLLPTELPIIQAPMAGVQTSRLAIAVIDAGGVGSLPAAMLAPQALQDELKALAAHGGTWNVNFFAHTNPAPDAAREARWRARLAPYHAEYGIDIDKVPSGAGRNPFSHEIADLIESFKPPVVSFHFGLPAPDLLQRVRSWGSRILSSATTVDEALWLQEQGVDAVIAQGLEAGGHRGHFLDHDLTRQQGTMTLLPQIVAAVRVPVIAAGGIVDANAVKAAMALGASAVQVGTAYMLCPEAQTSALHRAALRSPQARHTALTNLFTGRPARGIVNRVMRELGPLSPDAPEFPTATAAIAPLRAAAEAKGLGDFTPLWSGQRVGNLEGVDAATLTKALAAGL; translated from the coding sequence ATGCGCATCCAGGACCTGCTGCCCACCGAGCTGCCCATCATCCAGGCGCCGATGGCCGGCGTGCAGACGAGCCGGCTGGCCATCGCCGTCATCGATGCGGGCGGCGTGGGCTCCCTGCCGGCCGCGATGCTCGCACCGCAGGCGCTGCAGGACGAGCTGAAAGCCCTGGCGGCCCATGGCGGCACCTGGAACGTCAACTTCTTCGCCCACACCAACCCGGCCCCCGATGCAGCGCGTGAAGCGCGCTGGCGCGCACGGCTCGCGCCGTATCACGCCGAATATGGCATCGACATCGACAAGGTGCCGTCGGGCGCGGGCCGCAACCCGTTCAGCCACGAGATCGCCGACCTGATCGAGTCTTTCAAGCCGCCGGTCGTGAGCTTCCATTTCGGCCTGCCGGCGCCCGACCTGCTGCAACGGGTGCGCAGCTGGGGCTCGCGCATCCTCTCGTCGGCGACGACGGTCGATGAAGCGCTGTGGCTGCAGGAGCAGGGGGTCGATGCGGTGATCGCCCAGGGCCTGGAAGCCGGTGGCCACCGCGGCCATTTCCTAGACCACGACCTCACGCGCCAGCAAGGCACGATGACCTTGCTGCCGCAAATCGTGGCGGCGGTGCGTGTGCCGGTGATCGCCGCCGGGGGCATCGTCGACGCCAACGCGGTGAAAGCCGCAATGGCGCTCGGCGCCTCGGCCGTGCAGGTGGGCACGGCCTACATGCTGTGCCCGGAGGCGCAGACCTCGGCGCTGCACCGCGCGGCGCTGCGCAGCCCGCAGGCGCGGCACACCGCGCTCACCAACCTCTTCACCGGCCGGCCGGCCCGCGGCATCGTCAACCGGGTGATGCGCGAGCTGGGGCCGTTGTCGCCCGATGCGCCCGAGTTCCCGACCGCCACCGCGGCCATCGCGCCGCTGCGCGCGGCCGCCGAGGCCAAGGGCCTGGGCGACTTCACGCCGCTGTGGTCGGGGCAGCGGGTGGGCAATCTCGAAGGGGTGGATGCGGCCACGCTCA
- a CDS encoding penicillin-binding protein 1A, whose protein sequence is MLATVAGATYITHLVRHTPDVQDLRQVTSARPSVVLSADGELLATFSRGPTQRVTVDEVSPHLIDALLATEDHRFHDHGGVDYKRLVAAIYNTATGRTQGGSTLTQQLARNLFPEEIGRSRSLHRKLKELVTALRIEEHYSKQQILEAYLNTAPFLFNAVGVEMAARTYWNKSAAELNEVESATLVGMLKGPRYYNPVLNPERARERRNLVLAQMHKRGTLQADRLHALAAQPLRVSLNRYAEAPGPAPHFTGHARKWLLAWAESTGHDLYADGLVIESTLEMELQRAAEHAVARQTEALQQIANVEWSQAELVETSLGGARLPRRAEAFGHFWKQRPELLAAAVRETPEFRRAVESGESEARALQQLLADKDWLAALKARKTRLEAGFAAMDPTTGEVKAWVGSRDFKHDQYDHVAQATRQPGSTFKPFVYGAALEGGIRPQRAYLDQAVEIRSGDGSVWKPTDMTAPSGMALTLRDGLVQSRNIITAQVMQDVGVDRVVSFARASGVTQSRLDPVPSLALGTSPVTLLEMVNAYATIAHEGVRREPLVIKRIRDREGRVIAEFGSSPRRAMSPETASTLVDMMRGVVTQGTGTMVRTRFGITQADVAGKTGTTQNNTDGWFILMHPQLVAGAWVGFNDSRVTMRSDYWGQGGHNAILLVGDFFRGALREGLVDARARFADPQTPQAVMARWPAVGEREGASIARLEVPPGQPLADTPDEDAPPKSSQELDQLIQTIGRRDSWSSGGALSSSTMGPLQ, encoded by the coding sequence GTGCTCGCCACTGTGGCCGGTGCCACCTACATCACCCACCTCGTGCGTCACACGCCCGACGTGCAGGACCTGCGCCAGGTCACCTCCGCCCGGCCCTCGGTCGTGCTCTCGGCCGACGGCGAACTCCTGGCCACCTTCAGCCGCGGCCCGACACAGCGGGTGACGGTCGACGAGGTGTCGCCGCATCTGATCGACGCGCTGCTCGCCACCGAAGACCACCGCTTCCACGACCACGGCGGCGTCGACTACAAGCGCCTCGTCGCCGCGATCTACAACACCGCCACCGGGCGCACCCAAGGGGGCTCCACGCTCACGCAGCAGCTGGCGCGCAACCTCTTCCCCGAAGAGATCGGCCGAAGCCGCTCGCTGCACCGCAAGCTCAAGGAGCTGGTGACGGCCCTGCGAATCGAAGAGCACTACAGCAAGCAGCAGATCCTCGAGGCTTACCTCAACACCGCGCCCTTCCTCTTCAATGCGGTCGGCGTGGAGATGGCCGCACGCACCTACTGGAACAAGTCGGCCGCCGAGCTGAACGAGGTGGAGAGCGCCACCCTGGTGGGCATGCTCAAGGGCCCGCGCTACTACAACCCGGTGCTCAACCCCGAGCGAGCGCGCGAGCGCCGCAACCTCGTGCTCGCGCAGATGCACAAGCGCGGCACGCTGCAGGCCGACCGCCTGCACGCTCTCGCCGCACAGCCGCTGCGGGTGAGCCTCAACCGCTATGCCGAAGCACCCGGCCCCGCGCCCCACTTCACCGGCCACGCCCGCAAATGGCTGCTCGCCTGGGCCGAATCGACCGGCCACGACCTGTATGCCGACGGCCTCGTGATCGAGAGCACGCTCGAGATGGAGCTGCAGCGCGCCGCTGAGCACGCGGTGGCCCGCCAGACCGAGGCCCTGCAGCAGATCGCCAATGTGGAGTGGAGCCAGGCCGAGCTGGTGGAAACCTCGCTGGGCGGCGCACGCCTGCCGCGCCGTGCCGAAGCCTTCGGCCATTTCTGGAAACAGCGCCCCGAGCTGCTGGCTGCCGCGGTGCGCGAGACGCCCGAGTTCCGCCGTGCGGTCGAGAGCGGCGAGAGCGAGGCCCGCGCCCTGCAGCAGCTGTTGGCCGACAAGGACTGGCTCGCTGCCCTCAAAGCCCGCAAGACACGCCTCGAAGCGGGTTTCGCCGCGATGGACCCGACCACCGGCGAGGTGAAGGCCTGGGTCGGCAGCCGCGACTTCAAGCACGACCAGTACGACCACGTGGCCCAGGCCACCCGCCAGCCGGGGTCGACGTTCAAGCCCTTCGTCTACGGTGCGGCGCTCGAAGGCGGCATCCGCCCGCAGCGCGCCTACCTCGACCAGGCGGTCGAGATCCGAAGCGGCGACGGCAGCGTATGGAAGCCCACCGACATGACGGCCCCGAGCGGCATGGCGCTCACGCTGCGCGACGGCCTGGTGCAGTCGCGCAACATCATCACCGCCCAGGTCATGCAAGACGTGGGCGTGGACCGCGTGGTGTCATTCGCCCGGGCCAGCGGCGTGACGCAGAGCCGGCTCGACCCCGTGCCCTCGCTCGCGCTCGGCACGAGCCCGGTCACGCTGCTGGAAATGGTCAACGCCTACGCCACCATCGCCCACGAAGGCGTGAGGCGAGAGCCGCTGGTCATCAAACGCATTCGCGACCGCGAGGGCCGCGTCATCGCCGAGTTCGGCTCGTCGCCGCGCCGCGCGATGTCGCCGGAGACGGCGTCGACGCTCGTCGACATGATGCGCGGCGTGGTGACCCAAGGGACCGGCACGATGGTGCGCACGCGGTTCGGCATCACCCAGGCCGACGTGGCCGGCAAGACCGGCACCACCCAGAACAACACCGACGGCTGGTTCATCCTCATGCACCCGCAGCTCGTGGCCGGCGCCTGGGTCGGCTTCAACGATTCGCGCGTGACCATGCGCAGCGACTACTGGGGCCAGGGCGGGCACAACGCCATCCTGCTCGTGGGTGATTTCTTCCGCGGCGCCTTGCGCGAAGGCCTGGTCGATGCGCGGGCGCGCTTTGCGGACCCGCAGACGCCCCAGGCGGTGATGGCCAGATGGCCCGCGGTCGGCGAACGTGAAGGCGCGTCCATCGCGCGGCTGGAGGTGCCGCCCGGCCAACCGCTGGCCGACACGCCCGACGAAGACGCGCCGCCCAAGTCGTCGCAGGAACTCGACCAGTTGATCCAGACCATCGGCCGGCGCGACAGCTGGTCGTCCGGCGGCGCACTCAGCTCGTCGACGATGGGCCCGCTTCAGTAG